A stretch of Microbulbifer bruguierae DNA encodes these proteins:
- a CDS encoding transposase, protein MTNHVHLLVTPHSDQGVSRMMQALGRIYVRYFNREYRRLGTLWEGRYKCCQVQSEDYLLQCYRYIELNPVRAGMVSDPGEYFWSSYGCNGLGRSSSLLTPHMQYLARPLPEAAQGALPGTVPACTGCARS, encoded by the coding sequence ATGACCAACCACGTCCACCTGCTGGTAACTCCGCATTCTGATCAGGGTGTTAGCAGGATGATGCAGGCCCTTGGGCGTATTTATGTGCGTTACTTCAATCGGGAATATCGGCGTTTGGGAACCCTGTGGGAGGGGCGCTACAAATGCTGTCAGGTTCAGAGTGAAGATTATCTTTTGCAGTGCTATCGGTATATCGAACTTAATCCGGTACGCGCAGGCATGGTGTCGGATCCGGGCGAGTATTTCTGGTCGAGCTATGGCTGCAATGGGCTGGGCAGGTCATCCAGCTTGCTTACGCCACACATGCAGTACCTGGCTCGGCCGCTACCCGAAGCAGCGCAAGGAGCGCTACCGGGCACTGTTCCGGCATGCACTGGATGCGCCCGCTCTTGA